The genomic region GCGCTCAACGGTGTGATGGACAGGGCGGTGGCCGGGTGGAAGGGCGGGCCGCTCGTGCTGCCGGGGCTGCACCATCCGGGCAACGCGAAGGATGGCGAGGGCGTGGGCATCTTCTACCAGCGGCCCAGCCTGGCCGCGGAGGACGACGAGCGCGTGCGGGGGACGCCTCGTCGCAGGTTTGATCCCCGGCGGTTGCCACTCGGACTGACCCAGGTCGTGGGCCACACGCGCGACAAGCGGGTGCGGGAGCTGGTGTCACCCGGTCCCGTGCGAGATGGAGTGCTGCGCCACCTGGTGACGGATGGGACGCGTGTGGACTACGCACACGGCCCGCCGCCAGTGACGGGCCCGAGCGAGGCGGTGATGGTGTTCACCGACGGCGCCATGCGCGAGGGCCGCGCGGAGGACTTCGAGCTGCTCGACCTGGACGCGCGTCGCGCGGTGCCGCTGGCTCGGTGAACGTTCGCGCGTGCCTCATGCAGGGCACGCGCGAAGACTCGTGCATTCGCTACGGCGCCGCGCCAGGCACAGCCGCCGGCGTCTTGAGCCCGGCGAGCTTCTTCTCCAGCGACTCCACCTGACGCGGGGACACCTGCGCGGCGGGCAGCGTCTTCGCGAAGGTCAGCGCCTCCTCCAGCGTCTTCACCGCGCCCGCGGTGTCCTTGCGCGCGACCTGGATGTCCGCGCGGCCGGAGAGCACGGACAGCCGCCGCGCTCCCTGCACTCGCGCCAGCGCCCGGTCGTTCGCGGCGAGCGCGTCGTCCAGCCGGCCCGACAGGCGGTACAGCGTCGCGAGCCGCGCGGGCGGGTTGTAGTCCTGCGGCAGGTCCTTCTCGCTCTGCTCCAGCGCGGGGATGGCCCGCTGCGGCTGCTCCAGCGTCATCGCCGCGAGCATGCGGTGCGAGTCGAACACGCTGCGCGCCTCGGGGTTCGGCGCCTTCGCGGCCTCGCCCTCCAGGAACGTCAGCCACTCCTGGGCCACCTGCTTCGCGCCCGCGGCGTCCTTGTCCTGCTTGCGCGCCTCCACCAGCACTTCGTACAGGCCGGAGCGGTCATCCGCCTCCATGTCGATGGCCGGCGGCGCGAGCACCTCACGCGCCTTCGCCTCCAGCGCATGCCTCAGGTCCGCCGCCTCGGGCGTGCCTTCCGGGATGGCCAGCGCGCAGCCGAGGCCATTGAGGACGCCGTTGGCCAGGTTGAGCGAGCGCGGCACCCTCGGCAGCTCCACCACCGCCTTCTGCGCGCAGGGCACGTACTGCTTCGCCCCGTACTGCGCCATCAGCAGCGACTCCAACGCGCGGCCACGGCGGGACCAGTCGGCGGGGGCCTCCGCGAGCGCGAGCGACAGGGCCTCGGCGGCCTCCGCGGGCTTGCGCTCTCCGTAGAGGGCATCACCGCGAGCGAGCAGCGCCTCCGCGCCGGTGGCACCGCCCTGGTAGGCGCGCTCGCCGTCCTCGAAGAGGCGCTCCAGCTGCGGCACCGTCGCGCTGCCGGCGAAGCGCAGCAAGGCCTTCTCCTCGCGCGGGTCGATGATGAAGAAGGTGGGCCAGAACTCGACCGGGTACTTCTCCTGGAACGTCGCGTTCTGGGTCAGGTCGGTGTTGAGCTCCAGCCACACGAAGCGGTCCGCGTGCTTCGCCAGCGCCTTGTCCGTGAAGACGTACGCGCGCATGGAACGGCAGGTGTGACACCACGGCGCCCAGGTGTCGACGAACAGGGGCACGCCCTTCGCCTTCGCGTCCGCGAGCGCGCGGGCGTAGTCATCCGGGATGAAGGGCAGCGGGCCTTCGGCATGGGCCTCGGCGGACGCGGGCGCATTGGCGTTCGTGGCCGTGCAGGCGATGGACCCCGACAGGAGCAGGCAGGCGAGGAGGGAGCGCATGCGGCGCACCCTATCGCGCCTCTCCAGGGGTGTCCCCGGTGGACAGTGTACGCACACTGCGCTGGGCACCACGCCGCGTGCGTGCTGTCTTGCACATGGCCCCTTATGCCCATGAAGGACCCTCGCGCCCTGCGCACCGCCCTCGCGTCCGCCCTGGACGCCCTGCCCGCCTCCGAGCGCTTCCCCGACAGCGGTGACGCCGACGTGG from Corallococcus exiguus harbors:
- a CDS encoding thioredoxin family protein; translated protein: MRSLLACLLLSGSIACTATNANAPASAEAHAEGPLPFIPDDYARALADAKAKGVPLFVDTWAPWCHTCRSMRAYVFTDKALAKHADRFVWLELNTDLTQNATFQEKYPVEFWPTFFIIDPREEKALLRFAGSATVPQLERLFEDGERAYQGGATGAEALLARGDALYGERKPAEAAEALSLALAEAPADWSRRGRALESLLMAQYGAKQYVPCAQKAVVELPRVPRSLNLANGVLNGLGCALAIPEGTPEAADLRHALEAKAREVLAPPAIDMEADDRSGLYEVLVEARKQDKDAAGAKQVAQEWLTFLEGEAAKAPNPEARSVFDSHRMLAAMTLEQPQRAIPALEQSEKDLPQDYNPPARLATLYRLSGRLDDALAANDRALARVQGARRLSVLSGRADIQVARKDTAGAVKTLEEALTFAKTLPAAQVSPRQVESLEKKLAGLKTPAAVPGAAP